From one Streptomyces sp. ICC1 genomic stretch:
- a CDS encoding CrcB family protein, whose translation MNWLMVVLGAAVGAPLRYLADRAVQARHDSVFPWGTFTVNAAACLVLGALTGAVLDGAASSRLSLLLGAGLCGALSTYSTFSYETLRLAERGWGFLAAVNAAGSVLVGLGGVTLGFQVARQLFA comes from the coding sequence GTGAACTGGCTGATGGTGGTCCTCGGCGCGGCCGTGGGCGCGCCGCTGCGCTATCTGGCCGACCGCGCGGTGCAGGCGCGGCACGACTCGGTCTTCCCCTGGGGGACCTTCACGGTGAACGCGGCCGCCTGCCTGGTGCTGGGCGCGCTGACCGGGGCGGTGCTGGACGGCGCGGCCTCCTCGCGGCTGAGCCTGCTGCTGGGGGCGGGGCTGTGCGGGGCGCTGAGCACGTACTCGACGTTCTCGTACGAGACGCTGCGGCTGGCGGAACGGGGCTGGGGGTTCCTCGCGGCGGTGAACGCGGCGGGCTCGGTGCTGGTCGGGCTGGGCGGGGTCACGCTCGGCTTCCAGGTGGCGCGGCAGCTGTTCGCCTGA
- a CDS encoding CrcB family protein codes for MTRPPEGSEAIDPDVDLHVPAQRAEPRGRVLAAVAAGGAVGASARYGVALLWPAGPGGFPWGTFWVNVAGCALIGVLMVLISEGGRSAHPLVRPFAGVGVLGGFTTFSTYAVDFARLLDAGEAGTALAYAGLTVAGALGAVWAAARLTRRAVGDGGARARGRR; via the coding sequence ATGACCCGGCCGCCGGAGGGCTCCGAGGCCATCGACCCGGACGTCGACCTCCACGTCCCGGCGCAGCGCGCCGAACCGCGGGGCCGGGTGCTGGCGGCCGTGGCGGCCGGCGGAGCCGTGGGCGCCTCGGCGCGGTACGGGGTCGCGCTGCTGTGGCCGGCCGGGCCCGGGGGCTTCCCGTGGGGGACCTTCTGGGTGAACGTGGCGGGCTGCGCGCTCATCGGCGTGCTCATGGTGCTGATCAGCGAGGGCGGCCGGTCGGCGCACCCCCTCGTACGGCCCTTCGCGGGGGTCGGGGTGCTCGGCGGGTTCACCACCTTCTCCACCTACGCGGTGGACTTCGCGCGGCTGCTCGACGCCGGTGAGGCCGGGACCGCGCTGGCGTACGCCGGGCTCACGGTGGCCGGCGCGCTGGGCGCGGTGTGGGCGGCCGCCCGGCTGACGCGCCGCGCGGTGGGCGACGGCGGGGCGCGGGCGCGGGGGCGCCGGTGA
- a CDS encoding metallopeptidase family protein, protein MLEMTRDAFEELVAEALDSIPEELTRVMDNVAVFVEDEPAADDPDLLGLYEGTPLTERGEWYAGVLPDRISIYMGPTLRMCETPEEVVHEVAVTVVHEIAHHFGIDDERLHELGWG, encoded by the coding sequence GTGCTGGAGATGACGCGAGACGCGTTCGAAGAGCTGGTGGCCGAAGCCCTGGACTCGATCCCCGAGGAGCTGACCCGGGTCATGGACAACGTGGCCGTGTTCGTGGAGGACGAACCCGCCGCGGACGACCCCGACCTGCTCGGCCTCTACGAGGGGACCCCGCTCACCGAGCGCGGCGAGTGGTACGCCGGGGTCCTGCCCGACCGGATCTCGATCTACATGGGCCCGACCCTGCGCATGTGCGAGACCCCCGAAGAAGTCGTCCACGAGGTGGCCGTGACCGTGGTCCACGAGATCGCCCACCACTTCGGCATCGACGACGAGCGGCTCCACGAACTCGGCTGGGGGTGA
- a CDS encoding cytochrome c biogenesis CcdA family protein, with translation MNGIGYLAALLGGLLALLSPCSALLLPAFFAYSIDSASRLLARTGIFYAGLASTLVPLGAAGSYAGRFFHGNRDGLVLFGGWLIIALGLAQILGLGFAPKRISELSGRIRPTTALSVYALGAVYGLAGFCAGPILGSVLTVAAVSGSPVYGGLLLAVYALGMAVPLFALALLWERFDLGRRRWLRGRAFSAGRFELHTTSLASGLFFIVLGAMFLVFDGASALPGLLDVDDSFAVEQWVRSVADGVPDWMLLGPVALVAAGAGLAQWRRRARTVGAEGE, from the coding sequence GTGAACGGCATCGGATACCTGGCCGCCCTGCTGGGCGGCCTCCTCGCGCTGCTCAGCCCGTGCAGCGCCCTGCTCCTGCCCGCGTTCTTCGCCTACTCGATCGACTCCGCGTCGAGGCTGCTGGCGCGCACCGGGATCTTCTACGCGGGCCTCGCGAGCACCCTCGTACCGCTGGGGGCGGCCGGTTCGTACGCCGGGCGGTTCTTCCACGGCAACCGCGACGGGCTCGTGCTCTTCGGCGGCTGGCTGATCATCGCGCTCGGGCTCGCGCAGATCCTCGGCCTCGGCTTCGCCCCGAAGCGGATCTCGGAGCTCTCGGGGAGGATCCGGCCGACCACCGCCCTGTCGGTGTACGCGCTGGGCGCGGTCTACGGGCTGGCCGGCTTCTGCGCGGGCCCCATCCTCGGCAGCGTCCTCACGGTGGCGGCGGTCAGCGGCAGCCCGGTCTACGGGGGCCTGCTGCTCGCGGTGTACGCGCTGGGCATGGCCGTGCCCCTGTTCGCGCTGGCGCTGCTCTGGGAGCGCTTCGACCTGGGCCGGCGGCGCTGGCTGCGCGGCCGGGCCTTCTCGGCCGGCCGCTTCGAGCTGCACACGACCTCGCTCGCCTCGGGGCTGTTCTTCATCGTGCTCGGCGCGATGTTCCTGGTCTTCGACGGGGCGAGCGCGCTGCCGGGGCTGCTGGACGTGGACGACTCGTTCGCGGTGGAGCAGTGGGTGCGGTCCGTCGCGGACGGGGTCCCGGACTGGATGCTGCTCGGGCCGGTCGCGCTGGTGGCGGCCGGTGCGGGACTGGCGCAGTGGCGCCGGCGGGCGCGGACGGTCGGCGCCGAAGGGGAGTGA
- a CDS encoding DsbA family protein, whose translation MSPSPSSSSSSSSSRRKPLLISAGVAVAAVTLGLASWQATAPENTRARSSSASAPEAGSSADPAAQLKALARRESGDKLAVGRADAPVVLIEYSDFKCGYCGKFARDTEPELVKKYVEDGTLRIEWRNFPIFGADSEAAAKAAWAAGQQDRFQQFHAAAYAEGAKEKGFGGERLAELAREAGVPDLERFKKDMAGEQAAAALAKDQEEGYRIGVTSTPSFLVNGQPIAGAQPADAFAAAIARAKAQAQAAAK comes from the coding sequence ATGTCCCCTTCCCCTTCTTCCTCCTCCTCCTCTTCCTCCTCCCGCCGCAAGCCCCTGCTGATCTCCGCCGGTGTCGCCGTCGCCGCCGTCACCCTCGGCCTCGCCTCCTGGCAGGCCACCGCGCCCGAGAACACCCGCGCCCGGTCCTCTTCCGCCTCCGCGCCCGAGGCCGGCTCCTCCGCCGATCCCGCCGCGCAGCTCAAGGCGCTGGCCCGCCGCGAGTCCGGCGACAAGCTCGCCGTCGGCCGCGCCGACGCCCCCGTGGTGCTGATCGAGTACTCCGACTTCAAGTGCGGCTACTGCGGCAAGTTCGCCCGCGACACCGAGCCCGAGCTGGTGAAGAAGTACGTCGAGGACGGCACCCTGCGCATCGAGTGGCGCAACTTCCCGATCTTCGGCGCCGACTCCGAGGCCGCCGCCAAGGCCGCCTGGGCGGCGGGGCAGCAGGACCGCTTCCAGCAGTTCCACGCGGCCGCGTACGCCGAGGGGGCGAAGGAGAAGGGCTTCGGCGGGGAGCGGCTCGCCGAGCTGGCCCGCGAGGCCGGCGTACCGGACCTCGAGCGGTTCAAGAAGGACATGGCGGGGGAGCAGGCCGCCGCCGCGCTCGCCAAGGACCAGGAGGAGGGTTACCGCATCGGGGTCACCTCCACCCCGTCCTTCCTGGTCAACGGGCAGCCCATCGCGGGAGCCCAGCCGGCGGACGCCTTCGCCGCGGCCATCGCCCGGGCCAAGGCGCAGGCGCAGGCGGCCGCGAAGTGA
- a CDS encoding poly(A) polymerase: MRTSEELYHQVRWDPRFDPARFTLGLLQRGAAPKRVPLPSFVPGGDIPWHRVLFVEADGVLVWDRATGVDVIDSTPAGRARDPRLLRAPFFTARTPYAWDAAADGGAWLPAPEGGSSPGAGPARVRLLTWNTLWDRYDAPRIATARRRPLLLADLAAADADVIALQEVERELLGMLLAEPWVRAGYTVAADPGGREVEMSGLLVLSRLPVREAGVHVLGPHKAVVAITVDTADGPLIVAATHLTSDHTERGADRREAELTRMSEGLAGIDAADVALLGDFNDGRSGADGPAAALGLRDAWNEVHGPADATPTFDPVANPLAAVGSLSGRAARLDRILLRSATARVAGAALRGDSPSPDGLFVSDHYGVEAALEFGAMDAGGRAATLDVRSTARTAVAWTPPHDAAVEALRREHDPQAGRWPAHVNLLFGFVPESSFARAVPLLAEVAAGTAPFTARLEGVHSFDSTLWLDPAAAGDAPWQELRRALALRFPGCRGRGEGFTPHLTLGRCGDPLRAEREFAARLGGGRSARVGSLTVLSRRGDGPMEVRATVELGTGEVRWAPEPARPARPAGATGQDGQDGPTGAIRPTGPTGQDGPPGQDGPPGQDGPPGQDGPQPARPAAPATAVHGAGTDLLAAVAESVAERIAAALPEGFVYVAGSRRMGCALPDADLDLVAALPGTCGITEVRARVCSAVPEAERVREVTGARVPGLRLRVAGLDVDLVVVATGPVPPRQAVARRAELGEAAAVALSAVGDADAVRARVGAEHAAFARLAREVKAWARSRGLDSAPFGGLPGLAWAVLAAHTVRAAADLSPGPLLREFFATWAAWDWRTPVALPPAPAAGGATGSADRPDAPYGEATEGGADGGGATGSGAAGGGAADGGAVTVLTPSAPVRSCTTQVGPGMRDLLGRELYAAWEALEDGADGDTLAGRPPLHRRHAAWAVVTVTGAAPGDFEENLGRTRGRLRALLGTLSQAGFEDVHAWPRPFERTTTSARFAIGLGADPPDEGSLTALTASWSATLPGTEAARADCGAVPDLP, from the coding sequence ATGCGCACCAGCGAGGAGCTCTACCACCAGGTCCGCTGGGACCCGCGGTTCGATCCGGCGCGCTTCACCCTCGGCCTGCTCCAGCGCGGAGCCGCGCCGAAGCGGGTCCCGCTGCCCTCCTTCGTGCCCGGCGGCGACATCCCCTGGCACCGGGTGCTGTTCGTGGAAGCCGACGGCGTGCTCGTCTGGGACCGGGCCACGGGGGTCGACGTCATCGACAGCACCCCGGCCGGGCGGGCCCGCGACCCGAGGCTGCTGCGCGCGCCGTTCTTCACCGCGCGCACGCCGTACGCGTGGGACGCGGCGGCGGACGGCGGCGCGTGGCTCCCGGCGCCCGAGGGCGGCTCCTCCCCCGGCGCGGGCCCGGCGCGGGTCCGGCTGCTGACGTGGAACACGCTGTGGGACCGGTACGACGCCCCGCGCATCGCCACCGCGCGGCGCCGGCCGCTGCTGCTCGCCGACCTGGCGGCCGCCGACGCCGATGTGATCGCGCTCCAGGAGGTGGAGCGCGAGCTGCTCGGGATGCTGCTCGCCGAGCCGTGGGTGCGGGCCGGCTACACCGTCGCCGCCGATCCCGGCGGGCGCGAGGTGGAGATGAGCGGGCTGCTGGTGCTGAGCCGGCTCCCGGTCAGGGAAGCGGGCGTGCACGTGCTGGGCCCGCACAAGGCGGTCGTCGCGATCACGGTGGACACCGCGGACGGGCCGCTGATCGTCGCGGCCACGCACCTGACGAGTGATCACACCGAGCGCGGGGCCGACCGGCGCGAGGCCGAACTGACCCGGATGTCAGAGGGTTTGGCCGGAATCGACGCGGCCGACGTGGCGCTGCTCGGCGATTTCAACGACGGCCGCTCGGGGGCCGACGGGCCGGCGGCCGCGCTGGGGCTGCGGGACGCGTGGAACGAGGTACACGGGCCGGCCGACGCGACGCCGACCTTCGATCCGGTCGCCAACCCGCTCGCGGCGGTGGGTTCGCTGTCGGGGCGGGCCGCGCGGCTGGACCGGATCCTGCTGCGGTCGGCGACGGCCCGGGTGGCGGGCGCCGCCCTGCGCGGCGACTCCCCTTCCCCGGACGGCCTGTTCGTCTCCGACCACTACGGGGTCGAGGCCGCGCTGGAGTTCGGGGCGATGGACGCGGGCGGCCGCGCGGCGACCCTGGACGTACGGTCCACGGCGCGGACGGCGGTGGCGTGGACGCCGCCGCACGACGCGGCGGTGGAGGCGCTGCGGCGGGAGCACGACCCGCAGGCGGGGCGCTGGCCGGCGCACGTGAACCTGCTGTTCGGCTTCGTGCCCGAGTCCTCCTTCGCCCGGGCGGTACCGCTGCTGGCCGAAGTGGCGGCGGGGACGGCGCCGTTCACGGCGCGGCTGGAGGGCGTGCACAGCTTCGACTCGACCCTGTGGCTGGACCCCGCGGCGGCCGGCGACGCCCCGTGGCAGGAGCTGCGGCGCGCGCTGGCGCTGCGGTTCCCCGGGTGCCGGGGCCGGGGCGAGGGCTTCACCCCGCATCTGACGCTGGGCCGCTGCGGGGACCCGCTGCGGGCGGAGCGGGAGTTCGCCGCCCGCCTCGGCGGCGGGCGCTCGGCGCGGGTCGGCTCGCTGACGGTGTTGTCGCGGCGCGGCGACGGGCCCATGGAGGTCAGGGCCACGGTGGAGCTCGGCACGGGCGAAGTCCGGTGGGCACCGGAGCCGGCCCGCCCGGCCCGCCCGGCCGGCGCGACCGGCCAGGACGGCCAGGACGGCCCGACCGGCGCGATCCGCCCGACTGGCCCGACCGGCCAAGACGGCCCGCCCGGGCAAGACGGCCCGCCCGGGCAAGACGGCCCGCCCGGCCAGGACGGGCCGCAGCCCGCGCGGCCCGCCGCCCCGGCCACCGCCGTGCACGGAGCCGGGACTGACCTGCTCGCCGCCGTGGCGGAGTCCGTCGCGGAGCGGATCGCGGCCGCGCTGCCGGAGGGGTTCGTGTACGTGGCCGGCTCGCGGCGGATGGGCTGCGCGCTGCCGGACGCGGACCTGGACCTGGTGGCGGCGCTGCCGGGGACCTGCGGCATCACGGAGGTACGGGCACGGGTGTGCTCGGCGGTCCCGGAGGCGGAGCGGGTCCGGGAGGTGACCGGCGCGCGGGTGCCGGGGCTGCGGCTGCGCGTGGCGGGGCTGGACGTGGACCTGGTCGTGGTCGCCACCGGGCCGGTCCCGCCCCGGCAGGCGGTGGCCCGCCGCGCGGAGCTCGGCGAGGCGGCGGCGGTGGCCCTGAGCGCGGTGGGCGACGCGGACGCGGTACGGGCCCGCGTGGGCGCGGAGCACGCGGCGTTCGCCCGGTTGGCGCGCGAGGTGAAGGCCTGGGCCCGCTCCCGGGGACTGGACTCGGCGCCCTTCGGCGGCCTCCCGGGCCTGGCCTGGGCGGTTCTGGCGGCCCACACGGTCCGTGCGGCCGCCGACCTCTCCCCCGGCCCCCTGCTCCGGGAGTTCTTCGCGACCTGGGCCGCCTGGGACTGGCGTACCCCCGTGGCCCTGCCCCCGGCTCCGGCCGCGGGCGGCGCCACCGGGTCGGCGGACCGCCCGGACGCCCCGTACGGCGAAGCGACCGAGGGCGGGGCGGACGGCGGCGGGGCGACCGGCAGCGGGGCAGCCGGCGGTGGTGCGGCCGACGGCGGGGCGGTCACCGTCCTCACACCCTCCGCGCCGGTCCGCAGCTGCACCACCCAAGTGGGGCCCGGTATGAGGGACTTGCTCGGCCGTGAGCTGTACGCCGCGTGGGAGGCGCTGGAGGACGGCGCCGACGGGGACACGCTCGCCGGTCGCCCGCCCCTGCACCGCCGGCACGCCGCCTGGGCGGTGGTCACGGTGACGGGCGCCGCCCCCGGCGACTTCGAGGAGAACCTCGGCCGGACGCGCGGGCGGCTGCGTGCCCTGCTCGGCACGCTGTCGCAGGCGGGCTTCGAGGACGTGCACGCCTGGCCCCGCCCGTTCGAGCGGACCACGACCTCGGCCCGCTTCGCGATCGGCCTCGGCGCCGATCCGCCGGACGAGGGCTCCCTGACGGCCCTCACCGCCTCCTGGTCGGCGACCCTCCCGGGTACGGAGGCGGCCCGGGCGGACTGCGGCGCCGTCCCCGACCTGCCCTGA
- a CDS encoding discoidin domain-containing protein, which yields MPLLSDHPPRPSRLTVATLAAALVAALLVFLPSTAATAAPTLLSQGKPATASSVEGAGTPASAAVDGNNGTRWSSQFSDPQWIQVDLGAPAQLSQVVLRWETAAAKAYRVELSTDGTNWSTAYSTANATGGVQTHDITGTARYVRVYGTQRTTGYGYSLWEFQVYGTTGSGPTLPGGGDLGPNVIVFDPSTPNIQAKLDEVFAQQESAQFGSGRYQFLFKPGTYNGLNAQIGFYTSISGLGLSPDDTTINGDVTVDAGWFGGNATQNFWRSAENLALNPVNGTDRWAVSQAAPFRRMHVKGGLNLAPSGYGWSSGGYIADSKIDGQVGNYSQQQWYTRDSSIGGWSNGVWNQVFSGTVGAPAQSFPEPRYTTLDTTPVSREKPFLYLDRSEYKVFVPAKRVNARGTSWGNGAPQGTSVPLSQFYVVKPGTSAATMNQALAQGLHLLFTPGVYHVDQTIQVNRADTVVLGLGLATVIPDNGVTAMKVADVDGVKLAGFLIDAGQLNSPSLLEVGPAGTTTDHAANPTTVQDVFIRVGGAGAGKATVGMVINNHDTIVDHTWIWRADHGDGVGWETNRSDYGFRVNGDDVLATGLFVEHFNKYDVEWKGERGRTIFFQNEKAYDAPNQAAVQNGSIKGFAAYKVADSVNTHEGWGLGSYCYYNVDPTIRQDHGFQVPVKPGVKFHDILVVSLGGNGQYEHVINNTGAPTSGTSTVPSTVVSFP from the coding sequence ATGCCCCTCCTCTCCGATCACCCCCCGCGCCCCTCGCGGTTGACCGTCGCGACCCTCGCGGCCGCGCTGGTCGCGGCCCTCCTCGTGTTCCTCCCGAGCACCGCCGCGACCGCGGCGCCCACGCTCCTCTCGCAGGGCAAGCCCGCCACCGCCTCCTCGGTCGAGGGCGCCGGCACCCCCGCGTCCGCCGCCGTGGACGGCAACAACGGCACGCGCTGGTCGAGCCAGTTCTCCGACCCGCAATGGATACAGGTCGACCTCGGCGCCCCCGCCCAGCTGAGCCAGGTCGTCCTGCGCTGGGAAACGGCCGCCGCGAAGGCGTACCGCGTCGAGCTGTCCACCGACGGCACCAACTGGTCCACGGCCTACTCGACGGCCAACGCGACCGGCGGCGTCCAGACCCACGACATCACCGGCACCGCCCGCTACGTCCGCGTGTACGGCACCCAGCGCACCACCGGATACGGCTACTCGCTCTGGGAGTTCCAGGTCTACGGCACCACCGGCAGCGGTCCGACCCTGCCCGGCGGCGGCGACCTCGGCCCCAACGTGATCGTCTTCGATCCGTCCACGCCGAACATCCAGGCCAAGCTGGACGAGGTCTTCGCCCAGCAGGAGTCGGCCCAGTTCGGGTCCGGGCGCTACCAGTTCCTCTTCAAGCCGGGCACCTACAACGGCCTCAACGCCCAGATCGGCTTCTACACCTCGATCTCCGGACTCGGCCTGAGCCCGGACGACACCACGATCAACGGTGACGTGACCGTCGACGCGGGCTGGTTCGGCGGCAACGCCACCCAGAACTTCTGGCGTTCGGCCGAGAACCTCGCCCTCAACCCGGTCAACGGCACCGACCGCTGGGCCGTCTCGCAGGCCGCGCCGTTCCGCCGGATGCACGTCAAGGGCGGACTCAACCTGGCCCCGTCCGGCTACGGCTGGTCCTCGGGCGGCTACATCGCCGACTCCAAGATCGACGGCCAGGTCGGCAACTACTCGCAGCAGCAGTGGTACACCCGTGACAGCTCCATCGGCGGCTGGTCCAACGGCGTCTGGAACCAGGTCTTCTCCGGCACCGTGGGCGCCCCGGCGCAGAGCTTCCCGGAGCCCCGCTACACCACCCTGGACACCACCCCGGTCTCCCGGGAGAAGCCCTTCCTCTACCTGGACCGCTCCGAGTACAAGGTGTTCGTCCCGGCCAAGCGCGTGAACGCGCGCGGCACTTCCTGGGGCAACGGCGCCCCGCAGGGCACCTCGGTCCCGCTCAGCCAGTTCTACGTCGTCAAGCCCGGCACGAGCGCCGCGACGATGAACCAGGCGCTGGCCCAGGGCCTGCACCTGCTCTTCACCCCGGGCGTCTACCACGTCGACCAGACCATCCAGGTCAACCGCGCCGACACCGTCGTCCTGGGCCTCGGCCTCGCCACCGTCATCCCGGACAACGGGGTGACGGCGATGAAGGTCGCCGACGTCGACGGCGTCAAGCTCGCCGGCTTCCTGATCGACGCGGGCCAGCTCAACTCCCCGTCCCTGCTGGAGGTCGGCCCGGCCGGCACCACCACGGACCACGCGGCGAACCCGACCACCGTCCAGGACGTCTTCATCCGCGTCGGCGGTGCCGGCGCCGGCAAGGCCACGGTCGGCATGGTGATCAACAACCACGACACGATCGTCGACCACACCTGGATCTGGCGCGCCGACCACGGCGACGGGGTGGGCTGGGAGACCAACCGCTCCGACTACGGCTTCCGCGTCAACGGTGACGACGTACTGGCCACCGGCCTGTTCGTCGAGCACTTCAACAAGTACGACGTGGAGTGGAAGGGCGAGCGCGGCCGGACGATCTTCTTCCAGAACGAGAAGGCGTACGACGCCCCCAACCAGGCCGCCGTCCAGAACGGTTCGATCAAGGGCTTCGCGGCCTACAAGGTCGCCGACTCGGTGAACACCCATGAGGGCTGGGGCCTGGGCAGCTACTGCTACTACAACGTCGACCCGACGATCCGCCAGGACCACGGGTTCCAGGTGCCGGTCAAGCCCGGAGTGAAGTTCCACGACATCCTCGTCGTCTCGCTCGGCGGCAACGGCCAGTACGAGCACGTCATCAACAACACGGGCGCCCCGACGTCGGGTACGTCGACGGTCCCCTCCACGGTCGTCTCCTTCCCCTGA
- a CDS encoding DUF1996 domain-containing protein, translated as MKLRPRALSALLVSAAVAVTAAAGLGATALTAQATPDSGSIHMNMDHSAVAALAGGDDPDGDGYIPAVPQVTGVTPSWNNPPDRYFHEFQANCAVTKTAPDDPIVYAGRPGASHDHTFMGNTGTDGNSTTASLSAGGTACTAVGDLSGYWMPTLFNGSQKVLPTGPQVIYYKTGVTDYTSVRPFPKGLRFLVGSPTQTAAEFRGHKGWVEGWECGDSFKNTEFPANCPAGTQLNIRMQSPSCWDGKNLDTPDHKAHMAYPVTKPGNNDNVCPASHPVAVPMVEFKMAFPVSGDMSQVRLASGSGHSFHYDFFNAWDERTLKAMVDQCIKGGLQCNNRGFDQYHPEAGTVLGPDGRLP; from the coding sequence ATGAAACTCCGACCGCGGGCCTTGTCGGCCCTCCTGGTCTCGGCGGCCGTAGCCGTGACCGCGGCCGCCGGACTCGGCGCCACCGCGCTCACCGCGCAGGCGACGCCCGACTCCGGCAGCATCCACATGAACATGGACCACTCCGCCGTGGCGGCGCTCGCCGGGGGCGACGACCCCGACGGCGACGGCTACATCCCGGCCGTGCCGCAGGTCACCGGCGTGACCCCGTCCTGGAACAACCCGCCGGACCGCTACTTCCACGAGTTCCAGGCCAACTGCGCGGTCACCAAGACCGCACCCGACGACCCGATCGTGTACGCGGGCCGGCCCGGCGCCTCGCACGACCACACCTTCATGGGCAACACCGGCACGGACGGCAACAGCACCACCGCCTCGCTGAGCGCCGGCGGCACGGCCTGCACCGCGGTCGGCGACCTCTCCGGCTACTGGATGCCGACGCTCTTCAACGGCAGCCAGAAGGTCCTGCCCACCGGCCCCCAGGTCATCTACTACAAGACCGGGGTCACCGACTACACGAGCGTGCGCCCCTTCCCCAAGGGTCTGCGCTTCCTCGTCGGCAGCCCGACCCAGACCGCGGCGGAGTTCCGCGGGCACAAGGGCTGGGTCGAGGGCTGGGAGTGCGGCGACAGCTTCAAGAACACCGAGTTCCCGGCGAACTGCCCGGCCGGCACCCAGCTCAACATCCGTATGCAGTCGCCCAGTTGCTGGGACGGCAAGAACCTCGACACGCCCGACCACAAGGCGCACATGGCCTACCCGGTCACGAAGCCGGGCAACAACGACAACGTCTGCCCCGCCTCCCACCCGGTCGCGGTCCCGATGGTCGAGTTCAAGATGGCCTTCCCGGTCAGCGGGGACATGTCGCAGGTCAGGCTGGCCAGCGGGTCCGGCCACTCCTTCCACTACGACTTCTTCAACGCGTGGGACGAGCGCACGCTCAAGGCCATGGTCGACCAGTGCATCAAGGGCGGCCTGCAGTGCAACAACCGCGGTTTCGACCAGTACCACCCGGAGGCCGGCACGGTGCTCGGCCCCGACGGCCGCCTGCCGTAG
- a CDS encoding NADP-dependent oxidoreductase, giving the protein MRAMAYETYGGNEVLSEIRLPVPKVGPGEVLVRVRCASVNPVDWKIMAGGLDGLMDVVHPVVPGWDVAGTVEFVGIDTPEFTAGDEVIAYARKDYVHGGTFAEFVTVPVRALAHKPASLDWRQAAGLPLAGLTAYQLLTRLDTGKGDTVLVHGAAGGVGTLGVQIARALGARVIGTASARNHDRLRALGCEPVEYGDGLAGRVRELAPDGVTVVADFVGGVLDSTLAVLAEGGRHASIADHTVLGADGQWMWVRPSGAELAELGRLADSGQLTVTVAETFPLAELAAAFELSRAGHTAGKIVLEV; this is encoded by the coding sequence ATGCGGGCGATGGCGTACGAGACGTACGGCGGGAACGAGGTGCTCTCCGAGATCCGGCTCCCGGTCCCCAAGGTGGGTCCCGGCGAGGTCCTCGTCCGCGTCCGCTGCGCCTCCGTCAACCCCGTCGACTGGAAGATCATGGCGGGCGGCCTCGACGGCCTCATGGACGTCGTCCACCCGGTCGTCCCCGGCTGGGACGTGGCTGGGACCGTGGAGTTCGTCGGCATCGACACCCCCGAGTTCACGGCCGGCGACGAGGTCATCGCCTACGCCCGCAAGGACTACGTGCACGGCGGGACCTTCGCCGAGTTCGTGACCGTGCCCGTACGGGCCCTCGCGCACAAGCCCGCCTCCCTGGACTGGCGGCAGGCCGCGGGACTGCCCCTGGCGGGCCTGACCGCCTACCAGCTGCTCACCCGCCTCGACACCGGCAAGGGGGACACCGTCCTCGTCCACGGTGCGGCCGGCGGCGTCGGCACCCTCGGCGTGCAGATCGCCCGCGCGCTCGGCGCCCGGGTCATCGGCACCGCCTCCGCGCGCAACCACGACCGGCTGCGCGCGCTCGGCTGCGAGCCCGTCGAGTACGGGGACGGCCTCGCGGGCCGGGTCCGCGAGCTGGCGCCCGACGGGGTCACCGTCGTCGCCGACTTCGTGGGCGGCGTCCTCGACAGCACCCTCGCGGTGCTGGCCGAAGGGGGACGGCACGCCTCCATCGCCGACCACACCGTCCTCGGCGCCGACGGCCAGTGGATGTGGGTACGGCCCAGCGGCGCCGAGCTCGCCGAGCTGGGCCGCCTCGCCGACTCCGGGCAGCTCACCGTCACCGTCGCCGAGACCTTCCCGCTCGCGGAACTGGCGGCGGCCTTCGAGCTGAGCCGGGCCGGACACACCGCAGGCAAGATCGTCCTGGAGGTCTGA